Proteins co-encoded in one Synergistaceae bacterium genomic window:
- the hemC gene encoding hydroxymethylbilane synthase, with product MFQEVEAITLQEIKIGTRGSILALAQSKIIADKISQSWPDLQVKIITITTQGDTNMTAFTSSAPGIKGLFTQEIEQALSNHEIDFAVHSLKDLPVQENLNLPIIAYSKRGDPRDALILNEDSCTKILASSSLRRRLQLEKLYPDSKIIPVRGNINTRIKKLDNEKIFSGLVLAASGLERLNLTDRITKIFSVNEIMPAPGQGVIACQGVRGRNYNYLECVNDKDSQDCSLAERSFARALNAGCNVPAGAYAEIHDNILTLRGLYIDNNKIFHSGTLSGLRSEAAIIGENLAREILS from the coding sequence ATTTTTCAGGAGGTCGAAGCTATCACGTTACAAGAAATAAAAATCGGCACGCGCGGAAGTATTTTAGCTCTTGCACAAAGTAAAATAATCGCAGATAAAATTTCGCAATCTTGGCCGGACTTGCAAGTTAAGATCATAACTATCACGACTCAGGGCGATACAAATATGACAGCTTTCACGAGTTCAGCACCCGGCATTAAAGGCTTGTTCACACAGGAAATCGAGCAGGCACTATCGAATCATGAAATAGATTTTGCAGTTCACAGCCTGAAAGATTTACCAGTTCAGGAAAATTTGAATCTCCCTATAATCGCATATTCAAAGCGCGGAGACCCTAGAGACGCTCTAATCTTGAACGAGGACTCATGCACGAAAATTTTAGCTTCGTCATCGTTGAGAAGGCGTTTACAGCTCGAAAAATTATATCCTGACTCTAAAATTATACCGGTCAGAGGCAATATTAATACGCGAATCAAGAAACTTGACAACGAAAAAATTTTTTCCGGTCTTGTCTTGGCTGCGTCAGGTCTTGAGAGATTGAATCTCACTGACAGAATCACAAAAATTTTCAGCGTAAATGAAATAATGCCCGCACCCGGTCAAGGCGTTATAGCTTGTCAAGGCGTTAGAGGCCGAAATTATAATTATCTCGAATGCGTCAATGACAAAGACTCTCAAGATTGCTCACTCGCCGAAAGAAGTTTTGCGCGCGCACTCAATGCAGGTTGTAACGTTCCCGCCGGAGCATATGCAGAAATTCATGATAACATTTTGACTCTCAGGGGCTTATACATTGATAACAACAAAATTTTTCATAGCGGGACTCTTTCGGGCTTGAGAAGTGAAGCAGCTATAATCGGCGAAAATTTAGCAAGGGAGATTTTATCATGA